Proteins co-encoded in one Yamadazyma tenuis chromosome 1, complete sequence genomic window:
- the YPT52 gene encoding GTP-binding protein of the rab/ypt (COG:U; EggNog:ENOG503NVI3), which translates to MASSTDTTRFAQFKLVLLGESAVGKSSIVHRFVKNTFDNFRESTIGAAFLTQTITLPESKTTIKFEIWDTAGQERYKSLAPMYYRNAHAALCVYDITNPSSFTKAQDWIKELKKQAPEGIVICLVGNKLDLSEERQVDEQEVLQYVQELNHQENNVLWAECSAKSGEGVLDIFNKIGRALPVEEVINGASSRARQVGSRKPGVDLARQAHSPQNSGCC; encoded by the coding sequence ATGGCCTCCTCCACAGATACTACCAGGTTCGCCCAGTTTAAGTTGGTGCTCTTGGGTGAGAGTGCTGTTGGTAAATCTAGTATAGTGCATCGGTTcgtcaaaaacacctttGATAACTTCAGAGAGTCCACCATCGGTGCCGCATTTTTAACCCAAACCATCACGTTACCAGAGTCCAAAACAACCATAAAGTTTGAGATTTGGGACACTGCAGGTCAGGAACGGTATAAATCTTTGGCTCCAATGTACTATCGAAATGCTCATGCCGCATTATGTGTATACGATATAACCAATCCTTCTTCGTTCACAAAAGCGCAGGACTGGatcaaggagttgaagaagcaggCGCCGGAAGGCATCGTCATTTGCTTGGTGGGAAACAAGCTTGATTTGAGTGAAGAAAGACAAGTGGACGAACAGGAGGTTTTACAGTATGTACAAGAATTAAACCACCAGGAGAATAATGTTCTTTGGGCCGAATGCTCGGCCAAGAGTGGTGAGGGAGTGTTGgacattttcaacaaaatcgGCCGGGCTTTGCCGGTGGAAGAAGTGATAAATGGTGCTAGTAGCAGGGCCAGACAGGTGGGCTCGAGAAAACCGGGCGTTGACTTGGCCAGGCAGGCCCACCTGCCACAGAACTCGGGCTGCTGCTAG
- the hsp10 gene encoding mitochondrial heat shock protein Hsp10 (BUSCO:EOG09265H9T; EggNog:ENOG503P5D4; COG:O) codes for MSLLKSAQALKPLFDRVLIQRLKPQTQTASGIFIPEKNQEKLNQGTVVAAGPGVVNPQTGETVPVVLKAGDRVLLPAFGGSPVKVGEEEYLLYSDKEILAKIDQ; via the exons ATG TCATTGTTAAAGAGTGCCCAGGCCTTGAAGCCATTATTCGACAGAGTGTTGATCCAGAGATTGAAACCCCAAACTCAAACTGCCTCCGGTATTTTCATTCCTGAAAAGAACCAggaaaagttgaaccagGGAACCGTGGTAGCCGCGGGTCCCGGTGTAGTTAACCCTCAAACTGGTGAAACGGTTCCGGTGGTGTTAAAGGCTGGTGACAGAGTGTTGTTACCagcttttggtggaagcCCTGTCAAGGTcggtgaagaagagtacTTGTTGTACTCGGACAAGGAgattttggccaagatcGACCAGTAA
- the SKS1 gene encoding Serine/threonine protein kinase (EggNog:ENOG503NURV; COG:T): MTLDILPIIDDIHTSPYTPQLQRNCYTKTLDGLVINNFQFVKKLGSGTYGLIYLVKDLDTNRVYAAKIILKDQMNLNQKDIESYKKYIQERIFFEFINNYSNLQLEDLDLDLIKENGNQISYLKEISIHLKCHHHPNVVTIHKVISFSIGLVTVMDYYEQGDLFKNIVDNRIFSPSNPLMMKNCVLQIINVINYLSSKNIYHCDLKPENILVKYNPDYRRPDDAPIVDYNEISIGLIDFGLSMEDEIICCNSCRGSSFYMSPERLVNYTKNEYIKSIIDLSSYKTRPSTDSSPMLYFPTLKGDIWSIGVLLINITCARNPWPNSSIVPNNNEVFQTYAYEDTAILKKILPISTEFNVLLNKIFKLNPIERVDLQDLYNDVIVVDFFHDSMLTPPESPV, translated from the coding sequence ATGACCCTTGATATTTTACCAATTATAGACGATATTCATACGTCACCTTACACTCCCCAGTTACAGAGAAACTGTTACACGAAGACCCTCGATGGCCttgtcatcaacaacttccaGTTTGTCAAGAAACTCGGCTCTGGCACCTACGGTTTGATATACTTGGTCAAAGACCTCGATACTAACCGGGTTTACGctgccaaaatcatcttgaaaGACCAGATGAACCTAAATCAAAAAGACATCGAGTCGTATAAAAAGTATATTCAAGAACGGATATTCTTTGAGTTTATCAACAACTATAGCAACTTGCAGCTCGAGGACTTAGACCtcgacttgatcaaagaaaacgGCAACCAAATCTCgtacttgaaggagattTCCATCCACCTCAAATGTCATCATCACCCCAATGTCGTCACCATCCATAAAGTCATCAGCTTCAGTATCGGTCTAGTCACAGTAATGGACTACTACGAACAAGGggacttgttcaagaacatcgTCGACAACCGCATCTTCAGTCCCAGTAACCCCCTCATGATGAAAAACTGTGTGTTGCAAATCATCAACGTTATCAACTACTTGAGTTCGAAGAACATTTACCACTGTGATCTCAAGCCCGAAAACATTCTTGTCAAGTACAACCCAGACTATAGGAGGCCTGACGATGCTCCCATCGTTGACTACAACGAAATCTCCATCGGCctcattgattttggtcTCTCCATGGAAGATGAGATAATTTGCTGCAACAGCTGCAGAGGGTCTTCCTTCTACATGTCTCCAGAAAGACTCGTCAACTACACCAAAAATGAGTATATCAAGTCGATCATCGACTTGTCGAGCTACAAGACCCGGCCCTCTACTGACTCTTCGCCTATGTTGTACTTTCCTACTTTGAAAGGCGATATCTGGTCCATTGGCGTGTTGTTAATCAACATCACTTGTGCTAGAAACCCTTGGCCCAATAGCAGCATTGTTCCAAACAACAACGAAGTGTTCCAGACGTATGCATACGAAGACACagccattttgaagaagatcttgcCCATTTCCACCGAGTTTAATGTattattgaacaagatcttcaagttgaatcCGATAGAGAGAGTAGATTTACAGGACCTTTACAACGACGTGATTGTGGTGGACTTTTTCCACGATAGCATGTTGACGCCGCCCGAAAGTCCTGTGTAA
- the HGT1_2 gene encoding high affinity glucose transporter (EggNog:ENOG503NVJ9; COG:P), whose protein sequence is MGYEDKLVPHALKFRRFLDKFPKFHNIYVIACISCVSALLFGFDISSMSAFIGTEQYTSMFDLSSDVQGFVTAAMSLGSFFGSLASAFISEPFGRRSSILLCSILWMAGAAIQCSCRNLGQLIAGRIISGLGVGFGTAVAPVYGSELAPRKIRGLIGGLYQLFVTLGILIMFYISYGCSKIDGRSSFRTAWGIQMIPGFVLFVGMFFLPESPRWLAKQGYWEDAEEIVALIQANGNREDPDVLIEISEIKEQILVDEHVRAFTYADLFTKKYLPRTIVGVSAQIWQQLTGMNVMMYYIVYIFEMAGIHGNANLVSSSIQYVLNTVVTIPSLYLLDKVGRRPVLLVGAAFMFAFQFGVAGILATYAETIPEAERTSPSVTLKIPDSRKNASRGVIACCYLFVCSFAPSWGVTIWLYCSEVWGDSACRQRGAALSTAGNWIFNFAIAMFTPPSFQNISWKTYCIYATFCGCMFVHTYFFFPETKGKRLEEIDQIWADKIPAWKTASWQPIVPLLSDADLAAKMKYEHKENESDLIKSDADDNSENEKKVEQA, encoded by the coding sequence ATGGGTTATGAAGATAAACTTGTCCCCCACGCTTTAAAATTTAGAAGGTTCTTAGATAAGTTCCCTAAATTCCACAACATCTATGTCATTGCATGTATTTCATGTGTGTCAGCTTTGTTGTTTGGTTTCGATATTTCGTCCATGTCCGCCTTCATTGGTACCGAACAGTACACCAGCATGTTTGACTTATCATCTGATGTGCAAGGTTTTGTTACTGCTGCCATGTCATTAGGTTCGTTTTTCGGTTCTTTGGCTTCTGCCTTTATTTCTGAACCTTTCGGAAGAAGATCCTCCATCTTATTATGTTCCATCTTGTGGATGGCTGGTGCTGCTATTCAATGTTCTTGTAGAAACCTTGGTCAGTTGATCGCCGGAAGAATCATTTCTGgtcttggtgttggtttCGGTACTGCTGTCGCTCCTGTGTATGGTTCCGAATTGGCTCCAAGAAAGATCAGAGGTTTGATTGGTGGTTTGTACCAATTGTTTGTGACCTTGGGAATCTTGATCATGTTCTACATTTCATACGGTTGTTCTAAGATTGATGGTAGATCTTCTTTCAGAACTGCCTGGGGTATTCAAATGATTCCAGGGTTCGTTTTGTTTGTTGGTATGTTCTTCCTTCCAGAATCTCCAAGATGGTTGGCCAAGCAAGGATACTGGGAAGATGCCGAAGAAATCGTGGCCTTGATCCAGGCCAACGGTAACAGAGAAGACCCCGATgttttgattgaaatctCTGAAATCAAGGAACAAATCTTGGTTGACGAACATGTTAGAGCTTTCACTTACGCTGACTTGTTTACCAAGAAGTATCTCCCAAGAACTATTGTTGGTGTTTCCGCTCAGATTTGGCAACAATTGACTGGTATGAACGTTATGATGTACTACATTGTCTACATTTTCGAGATGGCCGGTATCCATGGTAACGCTaacttggtttcttcttctatTCAGTATGTGTTGAACACTGTTGTCACCATTCCATCATTATACTTGTTGGATAAGGTTGGTAGAAGACCCGTTTTGTTGGTTGGTGCTGCTTTCATGTTTGCTTTCCAATTTGGTGTTGCAGGTATTTTGGCTACTTATGCTGAAACCATTCCAGAAGCAGAAAGAACTTCTCCTTCCGTCACCTTGAAGATCCCAGACTCCAGAAAGAATGCCTCCAGAGGTGTTATTGCTTGTTGTTACTTGTTTGTGTGTTCGTTTGCTCCATCTTGGGGTGTTACGATTTGGTTGTACTGTTCTGAAGTGTGGGGTGACTCCGCTTGTAGACAAAGAGGTGCTGCTTTATCCACTGCTGGTAACTGGATCTTTAACTTTGCCATTGCTATGTTCACTCCTCCTTCATTCCAGAACATTTCATGGAAGACCTACTGTATCTACGCTACTTTCTGTGGATGCATGTTTGTTCACACCTACTTTTTCTTCCCTGAAACCAAGGGTAAgagattggaagaaattgacCAGATTTGGGCTGATAAGATCCCAGCTTGGAAGACTGCCAGCTGGCAACCAATTGTTCCACTTTTATCCGATGCTGATTTGGCTGCCAAGATGAAGTACGAGCACAAGGAAAACGAAAgtgacttgatcaagtctGATGCTGACGACAACTCTGAAAATGAGAAGAAGGTTGAGCAGGCTTAG
- a CDS encoding carbonic anhydrase (EggNog:ENOG503P2HN; COG:P) gives MGRENILKYQLEHDHETDLPQTSSRKDLDVKIRNSHFPFTLSKDSTIQDYLSNNKFFVDSINHNHSPEVFALNGKGQQPHTLWIGCADSRAGEGCLSVLPGEIFTHRNIGNIVNSSDISSQGVIQFAIEVLKVRKIIVCGHTDCGGVWASMSNKKIGGVLDLWLNPIRHIRAQNRTLLNSIEDPKEKATKLSELNVISSVLALKRHPSASMALKNGEIEVWGMLYNVSTGHLQEVEVPADEFEDLFHVHDNEDLVH, from the coding sequence ATGGGTAGAGAAAACATCTTAAAGTACCAGCTTGAACACGATCACGAGACTGATCTTCCCCAAACCCTGTCTAGGAAAGACCTTGACGTGAAAATAAGAAACTCCCACTTCCCCTTCACCTTATCTAAAGATTCCACCATCCAGGACTATTTAAGCAATAATAAATTTTTTGTCGATTCCATCAACCACAACCACTCGCCAGAAGTATTTGCTCTCAACGGCAAGGGCCAACAGCCACACACCTTGTGGATCGGATGTGCTGATTCTCGTGCGGGAGAAGGCTGTTTGTCGGTATTACCAGGAGAAATCTTCACCCACAGAAATATTGGAAACATTGTCAATTCCAGTGACATCAGCAGCCAAGGTGTGATCCAGTTTGCCATTgaggtgttgaaggtgCGCAAGATCATTGTGTGTGGCCATACGGATTGTGGTGGGGTGTGGGCATCGATGTCCAATAAGAAAATCGGAGGGGTGTTGGATTTGTGGCTCAATCCAATTAGGCACATTCGGGCCCAGAACAGaaccttgttgaattcCATTGAAGATCCGAAAGAAAAGGCCACCAAGTTGAGCGAATTGAATGTGATTTCTAGTGTGTTGGCTTTGAAAAGACACCCGTCAGCATCCATGGCTTTAAAGAACGGTGAGATTGAAGTATGGGGGATGCTCTACAATGTTAGTACTGGACACCTACAGGAGGTGGAGGTTCCAGCCGacgaatttgaagatttgttTCACGTTCATGACAATGAAGATCTTGTACATTAA
- the HGT1_1 gene encoding high affinity glucose transporter (EggNog:ENOG503NVJ9; COG:P) produces MGYEAKLQGLALKFRGMLDKFPNTHNIFVISIVTCTAGLMFGFDISSMSAFISTSQYRDYFNAPDSTLQGIITASMALGSIFGSLASSFVSEPFGRRSSLMVCGIFWCIGAIIQTSTQNVGQLIGGRVVSGFGVGFGTAAAPVLVSELCPRTIRGRVGGLFQSAVTVGIMVMFFISYGCSQIDGTTSFRVAWGLQLIPGIGLIFGCFCIPESPRWLAKQGYWEDAEEIVAKVQAKGNREDENVLIEVSEIKEQILLDRDAKTFTYADLFTKKYLPRTITAIFAQTWQQLTGMNVMMYYIVYIFQMAGYGGGALLSSSSIQYVLFVVATIPSLYFLDKFGRRPVLLVGAAVMMGLHFAVGAILAVYANPVDNIDGDDTLKLEIPDSRKAAAKGVIAFTTEAAPTTPSSSLTTTITTTSTVSPVAAVASTPTTTTPTSTTSTSTTSTTPTTSTTPTTPTTSTTPTTSTTPTTSTTPTTSTTPTTSTSPTTPTTTSPTTSSTAVATSTGDLSDFQQSILDEHNIKRDLHGVQHLQWNSTLAQYAADYAASTFSCNNVQLIHSGGPYGENLAAGYKGGASPVDAWYDEIQYYDFSNPGFSESAGHFTQVVWKSTSQLGCAYVTCDNAWQQYTICEYSNQRGNIVGTDSATGKTYFEENVVEPISS; encoded by the exons ATGGGATACGAAGCCAAACTCCAGGGCTTGGCCCTCAAGTTCAGAGGTATGTTGGACAAATTCCCCAATACCCACAACATCTTTGTTATTTCAATTGTGACATGTACAGCTGGACTTATGTTCGGGTTCGACATTTCGTCCATGTCTGCGTTTATCAGTACCAGCCAGTACCGAGACTACTTCAATGCTCCGGATTCGACTCTCCAAGGGATCATCACCGCCAGCATGGCGTTGGGATCGATTTTTGGGTCGTTGGCCTCGTCGTTCGTGTCGGAGCCTTTTGGTAGACGGTCTTCTTTAATGGTCTGTGGGATTTTCTGGTGCATTGGTGCCATAATCCAAACGTCCACCCAAAATGTCGGCCAGTTGATTGGCGGCCGGGTGGTTTCGGGGTTTGGAGTGGGTTTTGGTACCGCTGCTGCTCCAGTGTTGGTGTCGGAGTTATGCCCCAGAACTATTAGAGGACGAGTGGGAGGGTTGTTTCAACTGGCGGTGACCGTTGGAATCatggtgatgttcttcaTCTCCTACGGGTGCTCCCAGATCGACGGCACTACCTCGTTCAGGGTGGCGTGGGGGTTGCAGCTCATTCCAGGAATTGGGTTGATTTTTGGCTGTTTCTGTATTCCTGAGTCTCCTAGATGGTTGGCCAAACAGGGATACTGGGAGGACGCCGAGGAGATCGTGGCCAAGGTCCAAGCCAAGGGAAATCGTGAGGATGAGAACGTGTTGATCGAAGTTTCCGAAATCAAAGAACAGATCTTACTTGATAGGGATGCAAAAACTTTCACCTACGCGGACTTATTCACAAAGAAATATCTTCCCCGGACTATCACCGCCATATTTGCCCAGACCTGGCAACAGTTGACGGGCATGAATGTCATGATGTATTACATTGTATACATTTTCCAGATGGCAGGCTACGGTGGTGGAGCTTTACTtagttcttcttccatcCAATATGTGctttttgtggttgcaacCATTCCATCTTTGTActttttggacaagtttGGTAGAAGACCCGTGTTGCTTGTAGGTGCGGCGGTGATGATGGGCTTGCACTTTGCGGTGGGTGCCATCTTAGCGGTGTATGCCAATCCAGTCGACAACATCGACGGAGACGATACGTTGAAATTGGAAATTCCGGACCTGAGAAAGGCGGCTGCCAAGGGGGTGATTGCCT TTACCACCGAAGCCGCTCCAACTACTCCATCTTCCAGTCTAACTACCACTATCACCACAACCTCCACTGTGTCCCCCGTGGCTGCTGTTGCTTCCACTCCAACTACTactactccaacttctactacttcaacttctACTACTTCTACTACTCCAACTACTTCaactactccaactactccaaccacttccaccactccaaccacttccaccactccaaccacttccaccactccaaccacttccaccactcCAACCACTTCCACCTCTCCCACCACTCCAACCACTACCtctcccaccaccagctCAACTGCCGTTGCTACTTCAACTGGCGATTTGAGCGACTTCCAACAATCCATCTTGGACGAACACAACATCAAAAGAGACTTGCACGGTGTCCAACACTTGCAATGGAACAGCACCTTGGCCCAATACGCTGCCGACTACGCTGCATCCACATTCTCCTGTAACAATGTTCAATTGATCCACTCAGGCGGACCATATGGTGAAAACTTGGCTGCCGGCTACAAAGGAGGAGCTTCTCCGGTGGACGCTTGGTACGATGAAATCCAGTACTATGACTTTAGTAACCCAGGATTTAGTGAGTCTGCCGGACACTTTACACAAGTTGTTTGGAAGTCCACTTCTCAATTGGGATGTGCGTATGTCACTTGCGACAACGCCTGGCAACAGTACACTATTTGTGAATATAGTAATCAGAGAGGTAATATTGTGGGTACTGATTCTGCCACTGGAAAGACgtactttgaagaaaacgTCGTGGAGCCAATTTCTTCCTAA
- the RPL4B gene encoding 60S ribosomal protein uL4 (EggNog:ENOG503NUB4; COG:J; BUSCO:EOG0926354S) has protein sequence MSTRPQVSVVSATGEQTSTQLPLPAVFSAPVRPDLVHSVFTRVNKNKRQAYAVSEKAGHQTSAESWGTGRALARIPRVGGSGTHRSGQAAFGNMCRGGRMFAPTKTWRRWNIKVNHNEKRYATASAIAASAVTSLVLARGHRVEQVKELPLVVSNDFESVQKTKDAVALLKAVGAHKDVVKVIKSKKLRAGKGKLRGRRFTQRRGPLVVYAEDNGLVKALRNIPGVETAPVKHLGLLQLAPGAHLGRFIIWTQGAFESLDSVYGSEATKSVKSNYALPSNIISNTDVTRLINSAEIQAVVRPAGQATQKRAHVLKKNPLKNKQVLLRLNPYAKTFSEQKLGSAKVEQPKTKPSKGAFADVLKN, from the coding sequence ATGTCTACTCGTCCTCAAGTTTCTGTTGTTTCCGCTACCGGTGAACAAACCTCCACCCAATTGCCATTGCCAGCTGTCTTCTCTGCTCCTGTGAGACCAGACTTGGTCCACTCTGTCTTCACCAGagtcaacaagaacaagagaCAAGCTTACGCTGTTTCTGAAAAAGCCGGTCACCAAACCTCCGCTGAATCCTGGGGTACTGGTAGAGCTTTGGCCAGAATCCCAAGAGTTGGTGGATCTGGTACTCACAGATCCGGTCAAGCTGCTTTCGGTAACATGTGTAGAGGTGGTAGAATGTTCGCTCCAACTAAGACCTGGAGAAGATGGAACATTAAGGTTAACCACAACGAAAAGAGATATGCCACTGCTTCTGCTATTGCTGCCTCTGCTGTTACctctttggttttggcCAGAGGTCACagagttgaacaagtcaagGAATTGCCATTGGTTGTGTCCAACGACTTTGAATCCGTCCAAAAGACCAAGGATGCCGTTGCTTTGTTGAAGGCTGTTGGTGCTCACAAGGATGTTGTCAAGgtgatcaagtccaagaagttgagagCCGGTAAGGGTAAGTTGAGAGGTAGAAGATTCACTCAAAGAAGAGGTCCATTGGTTGTCTACGCTGAAGACAACGGTCTTGTCAAGGCTTTGAGAAACATTCCAGGTGTTGAAACCGCTCCAGTTAAGCACCTCGGTTTGTTGCAATTGGCTCCAGGTGCTCACTTGGGTAGATTCATCATCTGGACTCAAGGTGCTTTTGAATCCTTGGACTCTGTCTACGGTTCTGAAGCCACCAAGTCTGTTAAGTCCAACTATGCTTTGCCATCCAacatcatctccaacaccGATGTCACCAGATTGATCAACTCTGCTGAAATCCAGGCTGTTGTCAGACCTGCTGGTCAAGCCACTCAAAAGAGAGCTCatgtgttgaagaagaacccattgaagaacaagcaagttttgttgagattgaaCCCTTACGCCAAGACCTTCTCCGAACAGAAGTTGGGATCTGCCAAGGTTGAACAGCCAAAGACCAAGCCATCCAAGGGTGCTTTTGCtgatgttttgaagaactaA
- a CDS encoding uncharacterized protein (EggNog:ENOG503NZWJ; COG:S) has translation MSIDKKLCVFCGSSFGKDPIYAEIAFKFGKLLAEKNWGLVYGGGSTGVMGSIAKGCATSGGYVHGIIPEALISKERNTEDVNEAIKKDHENHKGFSPLPDSSVYGKTTMVKDMHTRKRMMGEESDAFVAMPGGYGTFEELLEVTTWYQLGIHKKPIVLLNINGFWDTFLKFIDESIEAGFIAKKQRELLNVATTPEEVIQLVEKFTHEEGHSYGLNWSES, from the coding sequence ATGTCCATCGATAAAAAATTATGTGTCTTCTGTGGCTCCTCCTTTGGTAAGGACCCCATCTATGCCGAAATTGCCTTTAAGTTTGGAAAGTTGTTGGCAGAGAAAAACTGGGGTTTGGTGTATGGAGGTGGATCGACCGGAGTAATGGGCCTGATTGCTAAGGGATGTGCTACCAGTGGTGGATATGTCCATGGAATCATCCCCGAAGCATTGATCTCCAAAGAGCGTAATACTGAAGATGTTAACGAAGCTATCAAGAAAGACCACGAGAACCACAAAGGGTTCTCACCATTACCCGATTCAAGTGTGTACGGAAAGACCACGATGGTTAAGGACATGCACACCAGAAAGAGAATGATGGGAGAAGAAAGTGACGCTTTCGTGGCCATGCCTGGTGGATACGgtacttttgaagaattatTGGAAGTGACCACCTGGTACCAGTTGGgaatccacaaaaaaccaattgttttgttgaacatcaacgGGTTTTGGGAtacatttttgaagttcattgatGAGAGTATCGAGGCCGGGTTTATTGCCAAAAAACAAAGAGAATTATTGAATGTGGCTACTACCCCAGAAGAGGTGATTCAGCTTGTGGAGAAATTTACACACGAAGAAGGACACTCTTATGGATTAAATTGGTCGGAGTCATAG